One region of Epilithonimonas zeae genomic DNA includes:
- a CDS encoding rhamnogalacturonan acetylesterase, whose translation MSKIVPFLVLCICSFYFGQQTSFKFDFGGDRVEEGFIPIHSTSKFDRKIGYGFMDISGLKSVDNGGNALTGDFITSDRPFYFSVAIPEGNYDIQLNLGDTKGSSETTVRVENRRLILNDIKTKQGEIVEKTITVHVKDSIIRNQNGEKIGMVKLKPRETKYLHWDNLLTIEFNDKTPKVCSIIIQPNKTAKTIYLTGDSTVVDAQYEPWASWGQMLSYFFVPNEVVIANYAESGETLKAFEDRHRIDKIWNKLKPGDYLLIQFGHNDQKAGNSTKSGYRKRLKEWIQKARQLGAVPVLVTSMNRRVFDENNKIVNTLDDFPDAMREIAKKEKVDLIDLNALSKTLFEAMGPEAAKKAFVYYPANAYPNQPNALADDTHFNPYGAYELAECVVKSIVDQNLPLKKYISKNYKNFNPNKPDDVEKFHWPESVFMESLKPDGN comes from the coding sequence ATGAGTAAAATAGTTCCATTTTTAGTGTTATGCATCTGTTCATTTTATTTTGGACAGCAAACCAGCTTCAAATTTGATTTTGGTGGAGACAGAGTAGAAGAAGGTTTCATTCCGATTCATTCAACTTCAAAATTCGACAGGAAAATCGGCTATGGTTTTATGGATATTTCGGGTTTAAAATCTGTTGACAATGGCGGAAATGCTTTGACGGGAGATTTTATCACAAGTGACAGACCTTTCTATTTTTCGGTGGCAATTCCTGAAGGAAATTATGATATTCAACTGAATTTAGGTGATACAAAAGGAAGTTCGGAAACAACAGTCCGTGTAGAAAACCGTCGATTGATATTAAATGATATCAAAACCAAGCAAGGCGAAATTGTTGAAAAAACAATCACCGTTCACGTAAAAGATAGCATTATCAGAAATCAAAACGGCGAAAAAATCGGAATGGTAAAATTAAAACCAAGAGAAACAAAATATTTGCATTGGGATAATTTGCTGACGATTGAATTCAATGATAAAACTCCGAAAGTTTGCTCAATAATTATTCAACCCAACAAAACGGCGAAAACCATTTATTTAACAGGAGATTCAACAGTTGTTGATGCGCAATACGAACCGTGGGCTTCTTGGGGACAGATGTTATCGTATTTTTTCGTTCCAAACGAAGTGGTGATTGCTAATTATGCCGAGAGCGGGGAAACCTTAAAAGCATTCGAAGACCGCCACCGAATCGATAAAATCTGGAATAAATTGAAACCCGGAGATTATTTGCTGATCCAGTTTGGACATAATGACCAAAAAGCGGGAAACAGCACAAAATCGGGTTACAGAAAAAGATTAAAAGAATGGATTCAAAAAGCCAGACAATTAGGCGCAGTTCCGGTTTTGGTCACTTCAATGAACCGCAGAGTTTTTGATGAAAACAATAAAATTGTCAACACTTTAGACGATTTTCCTGACGCAATGAGAGAAATTGCAAAAAAAGAAAAAGTGGATTTGATTGATTTGAATGCCTTAAGCAAAACTTTGTTCGAAGCGATGGGACCGGAAGCGGCGAAGAAAGCATTTGTTTATTACCCTGCAAACGCTTACCCAAACCAACCAAATGCTTTGGCAGACGATACGCATTTCAATCCATATGGTGCTTATGAATTGGCGGAATGTGTCGTAAAATCCATCGTTGACCAAAATTTACCTTTAAAAAAATACATTTCAAAGAATTATAAAAATTTTAACCCCAATAAACCCGATGATGTTGAAAAATTCCATTGGCCGGAATCTGTTTTTATGGAATCTTTAAAACCGGATGGAAATTAA
- a CDS encoding glycoside hydrolase family 28 protein, whose amino-acid sequence MTFQNISKLCLTFSLLFSFSGLKSQDKFPDGTAIPKWFKENKPTDINKLGKKYIITDFGVKNDSTILQTKQVQNIIDEASKNGGVIVVPKGTFLISSLFFKQGTHLYLENGAKLKGSDDINDFPVVTTRMEGQTVKYFPALINADGLDGFTISGKGTLDGNGLRFWKSFWKRREWNPKCTNMDEMRPRIIYVSNSKNIQIEGITVKNSPFWSTHYYKSQFVKLLNLTILAPKEPVKAPSTDAIDIDACSNFLVKNCYMSVNDDAIALKGGKGPKADTDPNNGENRNIIIEDNTFGFCHSALTCGSESIHNYNIIFRNSTVKDASRLLHLKMRPDTPQNYEYITLDNIKGNVKTFIYAKGWNQFFDLKGEARPRKGLANNITIKNIDLSCETAFSIEKSDLFDLKDFTFENLKIKALKPEMENLSNIQNLKQTKVNVTKVASLTQSYDKKDDSDIAAK is encoded by the coding sequence ATGACATTTCAAAATATATCAAAGCTTTGCTTAACTTTTTCACTTCTTTTTTCTTTTTCAGGATTAAAAAGCCAGGATAAATTCCCAGACGGAACCGCCATTCCGAAATGGTTTAAAGAAAACAAACCAACAGATATCAATAAATTAGGCAAGAAATACATCATCACAGATTTTGGAGTAAAGAACGATAGCACAATTCTTCAGACAAAACAGGTTCAAAATATCATTGATGAAGCTTCAAAAAACGGAGGTGTCATTGTCGTACCAAAAGGAACCTTCCTCATCAGTTCTCTTTTCTTTAAGCAGGGAACACACTTATATTTAGAAAATGGAGCAAAATTAAAAGGAAGTGATGATATCAACGATTTTCCTGTGGTTACAACAAGAATGGAAGGTCAGACTGTGAAATATTTTCCGGCTTTGATTAATGCAGACGGATTAGACGGCTTTACAATTTCAGGAAAAGGAACTTTGGACGGAAATGGTTTAAGATTCTGGAAATCATTCTGGAAAAGAAGAGAATGGAATCCTAAATGCACCAATATGGATGAAATGAGACCGAGAATTATCTATGTTTCCAATTCAAAAAATATTCAGATTGAAGGAATTACAGTGAAAAATTCACCGTTCTGGAGCACGCATTATTATAAGTCTCAATTCGTGAAATTATTAAACTTAACGATTTTAGCTCCGAAAGAACCTGTAAAAGCGCCAAGCACAGACGCTATTGACATCGACGCTTGTTCAAATTTCCTGGTGAAAAACTGTTATATGTCGGTGAATGACGATGCGATTGCTTTAAAAGGTGGAAAAGGTCCAAAAGCGGATACAGACCCGAATAACGGCGAAAACAGAAACATTATCATCGAAGACAATACTTTCGGATTCTGCCATTCTGCGCTCACTTGCGGAAGCGAATCGATTCACAACTACAACATTATTTTCAGAAATTCTACCGTGAAAGATGCTTCAAGACTGTTGCACCTAAAAATGCGTCCCGATACGCCTCAAAATTACGAATACATCACTTTAGATAACATTAAAGGAAACGTAAAAACTTTTATTTACGCAAAAGGCTGGAATCAGTTTTTTGATTTGAAAGGCGAAGCAAGACCGAGAAAAGGATTGGCCAATAATATTACCATCAAAAATATAGATTTAAGTTGCGAAACAGCCTTTTCTATTGAGAAATCGGATTTGTTTGATTTAAAAGATTTCACTTTTGAAAACTTAAAAATCAAGGCTTTAAAACCGGAAATGGAAAATTTAAGCAACATTCAAAATTTGAAGCAAACCAAAGTCAATGTGACAAAAGTAGCTTCTCTTACGCAATCTTACGATAAAAAAGATGACTCCGACATCGCTGCAAAATAA
- a CDS encoding DUF4350 domain-containing protein, protein MKQNIVKTLALGTLLTFGFSNAQNKPKVVLDNFFNNEKKENKETKVLESWHYTWNDTSNGGFSLLGEIFQKQGAEISTLTTAPSKKDLKNANIYIIVDPDIDKEAYGGKANLIDANSIKNLTEWVKKGGVLVLMSNDNGNSEFEHFNKLAGEFGIHFNDDSYNRVQKREFEQGKVMVPAGNEIFSEQKLYMKEVSSMDVKAPAKAILTAEGKNIGAIAKVGKGTVFALGDPWCYNEYIDGKKLPADFTNYQGTEEWVKWLLKQVSKK, encoded by the coding sequence ATGAAGCAGAATATCGTAAAAACATTAGCATTAGGAACACTCCTCACATTCGGATTTTCCAATGCCCAAAACAAACCTAAAGTTGTTTTGGATAACTTTTTCAACAACGAAAAAAAGGAAAATAAAGAAACCAAAGTTCTGGAATCTTGGCATTACACGTGGAACGATACTTCCAACGGAGGATTTTCTTTGCTGGGCGAAATTTTCCAGAAACAAGGCGCAGAAATCAGTACTTTGACGACTGCACCTTCCAAAAAAGACTTGAAAAACGCTAATATTTACATCATTGTTGATCCCGATATCGACAAAGAAGCGTACGGTGGAAAAGCGAATCTTATTGATGCCAATTCCATCAAAAACCTTACAGAATGGGTAAAAAAAGGCGGTGTTTTGGTTTTGATGAGCAACGACAATGGCAATTCTGAGTTTGAACATTTCAACAAATTGGCGGGAGAATTCGGGATTCATTTTAATGATGACAGTTACAACCGCGTTCAGAAAAGAGAATTTGAGCAGGGAAAAGTAATGGTTCCGGCTGGAAACGAGATTTTCTCCGAGCAAAAATTATATATGAAAGAAGTAAGTTCGATGGACGTAAAAGCTCCTGCCAAAGCCATTTTGACGGCAGAAGGGAAGAACATTGGAGCGATTGCAAAAGTTGGCAAAGGAACCGTTTTCGCATTGGGAGATCCGTGGTGCTACAACGAGTATATCGACGGCAAAAAACTTCCGGCAGATTTCACCAATTATCAGGGAACTGAAGAATGGGTAAAGTGGTTGCTGAAGCAGGTTTCTAAAAAATAA
- a CDS encoding glycoside hydrolase family 2 TIM barrel-domain containing protein: protein MSFSFKILALLCVCSQFLFSQSKEIQFLTGKDAEHTKEWDFWINSGRKSGSWSKINVPSHWEQQGFGSYNYGRDYVTYGKNFKFHDETGLYKHKFTVPNSWKGKSINIVFEGSMTDTEVKINGKSAGAIHQGAFYEFKYDISDKIQFGKENILEVKVSKMSADKSVNNAERLADYWILGGIFRPVYLEANPKEHISSTAIDAKADGTFRSNIHLNEINSANNIKVQLFDVKNNLVGESQVQIQKGDTLKQIQFSVKNPKLWTAETPNLYKAKFTLNKNRKNIFQTEEKFGFRTIEIRKGDGIFINGTKVKMKGINRHVWWPETGRTVTENIDLMDVQLIKEMNMNAVRCSHYPPNKSFLKICDSLGLYVLDELAGWQKKYSTEVGKKLVKEMVTRDANHPSIIFWSNGNEGGHNFDLDAEFAKYDLSSRPVIHAHHKPGNAFNGIDCNHYEDYYSTKNILEGENIYMPTEFLHAQDDGGGGTSLADYWELHWNSKKGAGGFLWAFVDEGLVRTDFNNQIDVNAINAPDGVLGPHREKEGSFYAIREIYSPVKIDLKTLPNDFTGIIPVENRYHFTNLKDCQFEWKLVKFKTPFSSESGFDLIKTGKAESPNIKPTEKGNISLNLPSNWKENEGLLLTATDAFGKEIYTWTWKLKSNEEISKQFSKSLTKEFPVSVIENETEFILKADEKEFIIGKNDGLLKSVIVDKKGKKMTFKNGPVFVNGTMELSSIKSFAEGQNQLIEVNYKNGNKIIWKLNPNGVLELNYEYSLSGDYQFSGVSFDYPENYVINAKWLGKGPYHVWKNRLQGQTYNVWQNLKNSTRTGQSPWIYPEFKGYCDDVSWLQLDTAEGKITVGTKEEKMFVRLFDFYGIYGAEGYPKLPSGNISFLDAIPPLGTVLAFNINDKTESLGLESEPNHLNGTFKRTLYFYFGLPDLGDENKQFIMPKENILTD, encoded by the coding sequence ATGAGTTTTTCTTTCAAAATATTAGCTCTGTTATGTGTCTGTTCACAGTTTTTATTTTCTCAGTCTAAAGAAATCCAATTCTTAACTGGAAAAGATGCTGAGCACACCAAAGAATGGGATTTTTGGATTAATTCAGGACGAAAATCGGGAAGCTGGAGCAAAATCAATGTACCTTCACATTGGGAGCAACAGGGTTTTGGCTCGTACAATTACGGCCGGGATTATGTGACGTATGGCAAAAACTTCAAGTTTCACGACGAAACAGGTTTGTACAAACACAAATTCACCGTTCCCAATTCGTGGAAAGGAAAAAGCATCAACATCGTTTTTGAAGGTTCAATGACCGACACCGAAGTGAAAATCAATGGAAAATCGGCGGGAGCCATTCATCAGGGTGCTTTTTATGAATTTAAATATGATATTTCGGATAAAATTCAATTCGGAAAAGAAAATATTCTCGAAGTTAAAGTCTCAAAAATGTCGGCTGATAAATCGGTCAATAACGCAGAACGTCTCGCAGATTATTGGATTTTGGGCGGAATTTTCCGACCTGTTTATTTGGAAGCCAATCCAAAAGAACATATTTCTTCAACAGCGATTGATGCCAAAGCAGACGGGACTTTTCGTTCAAATATTCATTTAAATGAAATTAATTCTGCCAACAATATAAAAGTCCAATTATTTGATGTTAAGAATAATTTGGTTGGCGAATCTCAGGTTCAAATCCAAAAAGGCGATACTTTAAAACAGATTCAATTTTCGGTTAAAAATCCAAAACTTTGGACGGCCGAAACTCCAAATTTGTATAAAGCAAAATTCACGTTAAATAAAAACAGGAAAAACATCTTCCAAACCGAAGAAAAATTCGGTTTCAGAACCATTGAAATCCGGAAAGGCGACGGAATTTTCATCAACGGAACCAAAGTCAAAATGAAAGGCATTAACCGTCACGTTTGGTGGCCGGAAACGGGGCGAACTGTCACGGAAAATATCGATTTAATGGACGTTCAGCTCATCAAAGAAATGAATATGAATGCCGTTCGTTGTTCTCATTATCCGCCGAATAAATCGTTTCTGAAAATTTGCGATTCGCTCGGTTTATACGTTCTGGATGAATTGGCAGGTTGGCAAAAAAAATACAGCACAGAAGTCGGAAAAAAGTTGGTGAAAGAAATGGTAACGAGAGATGCCAATCATCCTTCAATTATTTTCTGGAGCAACGGAAACGAAGGCGGACATAATTTTGATTTGGATGCAGAATTTGCAAAATATGACTTGTCAAGTCGTCCTGTGATTCACGCACATCACAAGCCTGGAAACGCTTTCAACGGCATCGACTGCAATCATTACGAAGATTATTACAGCACAAAAAATATCCTCGAAGGCGAAAATATTTATATGCCGACCGAGTTTTTACACGCACAAGACGACGGCGGTGGCGGAACTTCTCTGGCCGATTATTGGGAACTTCACTGGAATTCCAAAAAAGGAGCGGGTGGTTTTCTCTGGGCTTTTGTGGATGAAGGTTTGGTGCGAACGGATTTCAATAATCAGATTGATGTGAACGCAATCAACGCTCCTGACGGAGTTTTGGGACCACATCGTGAAAAGGAAGGTAGTTTTTATGCTATTCGTGAAATTTACAGTCCGGTAAAAATTGATTTGAAAACCTTGCCGAATGATTTTACCGGAATCATTCCTGTGGAAAACCGTTATCATTTTACGAATTTAAAAGATTGTCAGTTTGAATGGAAACTGGTGAAATTTAAGACACCATTTTCTTCAGAATCAGGTTTTGATTTGATTAAAACGGGAAAAGCAGAATCTCCAAATATTAAACCGACAGAAAAAGGAAATATTAGCCTAAATCTTCCTTCAAACTGGAAAGAAAATGAAGGTTTATTATTAACCGCAACCGATGCTTTCGGAAAAGAAATCTACACCTGGACTTGGAAATTGAAGTCTAATGAGGAAATTTCAAAACAGTTTTCAAAATCTTTAACTAAGGAATTTCCAGTTTCTGTGATAGAAAATGAAACTGAATTTATTTTAAAAGCAGACGAAAAAGAATTTATCATTGGGAAAAACGACGGTTTATTAAAATCAGTCATTGTTGATAAGAAAGGCAAAAAAATGACCTTCAAAAACGGTCCTGTTTTCGTGAACGGAACAATGGAATTATCGTCCATAAAATCTTTTGCAGAAGGACAAAACCAACTGATTGAAGTCAATTACAAAAACGGAAATAAAATCATCTGGAAACTCAATCCAAACGGAGTTTTAGAATTAAATTATGAATATTCTTTGTCGGGAGATTACCAATTTTCAGGCGTAAGTTTTGACTATCCCGAAAATTATGTCATCAATGCAAAATGGCTTGGGAAAGGCCCTTATCACGTTTGGAAAAACCGTTTACAAGGACAGACTTACAATGTTTGGCAGAATTTGAAAAACTCAACAAGAACCGGACAATCGCCGTGGATTTACCCTGAATTTAAAGGTTATTGTGATGACGTTTCGTGGTTGCAACTGGATACGGCAGAAGGCAAAATAACGGTCGGGACCAAAGAAGAAAAAATGTTTGTCAGACTCTTCGATTTTTACGGAATTTACGGAGCGGAAGGATATCCGAAATTGCCAAGCGGAAATATTTCTTTCCTAGATGCGATTCCACCGTTGGGAACTGTTTTGGCGTTTAACATTAACGATAAAACTGAATCTTTAGGATTAGAAAGCGAGCCGAATCATCTGAACGGAACGTTTAAGAGAACCTTATATTTCTATTTTGGTTTGCCAGATTTGGGAGATGAAAATAAACAGTTTATAATGCCGAAAGAAAATATTTTAACAGATTAA
- a CDS encoding glycosyl hydrolase, which produces MNIRNIIKLSVICFAFGNLSAQNPWPKATNTAQPWTRWWWMGSAVDEKGLDKQLTTLSNAGFGGVEIVPIYGAKGFENKYINYLSPEWMKMLQFTTNKAKSLKMGVDMAVGTGWPIGGPQVNEQDAATKMIVQTYSIQPNEKFSEKIVLKDEKQKNLKTTNLDIVTAYNEKNEAVILTDKVAQDGTLNWKPTSGKWTIYAIFVGKTLQKVKRAAPGGDGYTLDHFSPDATKDYLKTFDKAFGNSNYGIRSFFNDSYEVYGADWTADFKEEFKKRRGYDLSQYIKYLVSDEESELAGRIKSDYRETMSELILHNFTENFTNWAHSKNSKNTNQAHGSPGNLLDLYAAVDIPESETFGSTKFDIQGLRRNLEDINTKEVPDINMLKFASSAANITGKPLISNESFTWLTEHFKTSWSQVKPEAEQIFLSGINHIFYHGTTYTPADVQFPGWLFYASTNFVPENSLWPNIKGLNSYIERTQSVLQNGKSDNEILMYWPVYDQWANPKGKDMAFKIHNIEKWLHPTVFYENLEKLGKSGYSLDMISDKMIGEAQLDNQNIQVAKNGGSYKVLIVPQLNYFSESTLKNILNLAQNGASVIFQSELKDVQGFFELKKRRNELQSLWTKIPFQQDGNLKSAIFGKGKIVLSSDVEKGLEYLKIEREKLTDTGLKFVRRKFDGGKYYYIVNHTSKGINQNIPLNFIGKQVALMNPENGDFGVAEAQNNSVKVQLKSGESLIIKASETPDNSISKWNYVEKTDAPIVLNQPWQLTFKEGGPELPKSKTLDKLQPWTNFTEDTSTQSFSGTGVYATSFKLNKKADDFILKFDKLYESAKVIINGQDAGMVWSLPFEIKVGKYLKKGKNTIQIEVSNLMANRIRYMDQNKIQWRNYHEINFVNIDYKPFDASNWKVQPSGLDGEIQLIPIHYSK; this is translated from the coding sequence ATGAATATTAGAAACATCATAAAACTCAGTGTCATCTGTTTTGCCTTCGGAAATCTTTCCGCACAAAATCCGTGGCCGAAAGCGACCAACACCGCTCAACCTTGGACGCGTTGGTGGTGGATGGGAAGCGCCGTTGACGAAAAAGGTTTAGACAAACAATTGACAACCCTTTCCAATGCTGGTTTTGGAGGAGTAGAAATTGTCCCGATTTATGGCGCAAAAGGGTTTGAGAACAAATACATCAATTATCTTTCTCCGGAATGGATGAAAATGTTGCAGTTCACAACAAATAAAGCCAAAAGTCTGAAAATGGGCGTTGATATGGCGGTCGGAACAGGTTGGCCAATTGGCGGACCGCAAGTTAATGAACAGGATGCTGCAACCAAAATGATTGTTCAGACTTACAGCATTCAGCCCAATGAAAAATTTTCTGAGAAGATTGTTTTAAAAGACGAAAAACAGAAGAATTTAAAGACCACAAACTTGGATATCGTTACAGCTTACAACGAGAAAAATGAAGCGGTTATCTTAACAGATAAAGTAGCTCAAGACGGAACTTTAAATTGGAAACCAACATCCGGAAAATGGACAATTTATGCGATTTTTGTTGGCAAAACTTTACAGAAAGTAAAACGCGCAGCTCCGGGTGGCGATGGCTATACTTTAGATCATTTTTCTCCCGATGCGACGAAGGATTATCTGAAAACTTTCGATAAAGCTTTTGGAAATTCAAACTATGGAATCCGTTCGTTTTTCAATGACAGTTATGAGGTTTACGGCGCCGACTGGACTGCCGATTTTAAAGAAGAATTTAAGAAGAGAAGAGGTTACGATTTAAGTCAGTATATCAAATATTTGGTGAGTGATGAAGAAAGTGAATTGGCAGGAAGAATAAAATCCGATTACCGTGAAACAATGAGTGAACTAATTCTTCATAATTTTACAGAAAATTTCACGAATTGGGCGCATTCCAAAAACTCAAAAAATACCAATCAGGCACACGGTTCGCCGGGAAATTTGCTGGATTTGTACGCCGCAGTCGATATTCCCGAATCTGAAACTTTTGGAAGTACAAAATTCGATATTCAGGGTTTAAGAAGAAATCTGGAAGATATCAATACAAAGGAAGTTCCCGATATCAATATGTTGAAATTTGCTTCTTCGGCAGCCAATATTACCGGAAAACCTTTGATTTCCAACGAATCTTTTACTTGGTTGACGGAACATTTTAAAACGTCCTGGTCGCAGGTAAAACCGGAAGCTGAACAGATTTTTTTATCCGGAATCAACCATATTTTTTATCACGGAACGACGTATACGCCGGCTGATGTTCAGTTTCCGGGCTGGCTGTTTTATGCTTCGACGAATTTCGTTCCGGAGAATTCTTTGTGGCCAAATATTAAAGGCTTAAATTCTTACATCGAAAGAACACAATCAGTTTTACAAAACGGAAAATCAGACAACGAAATCCTGATGTATTGGCCGGTTTACGACCAATGGGCAAATCCGAAAGGAAAGGATATGGCCTTCAAAATTCACAATATTGAAAAGTGGTTGCATCCGACCGTATTTTACGAAAACCTTGAGAAACTAGGAAAATCCGGCTATTCTCTCGATATGATTTCGGATAAAATGATTGGCGAAGCACAGCTTGATAACCAGAACATTCAGGTGGCGAAAAATGGAGGTTCTTATAAAGTTTTAATTGTTCCTCAATTGAATTATTTTTCTGAATCAACATTAAAAAATATTTTAAACTTAGCTCAAAATGGCGCTTCGGTGATTTTCCAAAGTGAGCTGAAAGACGTTCAGGGATTTTTTGAACTTAAAAAAAGAAGAAATGAATTACAGTCTTTATGGACTAAAATTCCTTTTCAGCAGGACGGAAATTTAAAATCGGCAATATTCGGAAAAGGAAAAATTGTCTTGAGTTCTGATGTTGAAAAAGGGTTGGAATATTTAAAAATCGAAAGAGAAAAATTAACTGATACAGGATTAAAATTTGTCAGAAGAAAGTTCGATGGTGGAAAATATTACTACATTGTCAATCACACTTCAAAAGGAATCAATCAAAATATTCCATTGAATTTTATCGGAAAACAGGTTGCTTTAATGAATCCTGAAAACGGAGATTTTGGTGTTGCTGAAGCACAGAATAATTCGGTAAAGGTTCAACTGAAATCAGGAGAATCCTTAATTATAAAAGCTTCAGAAACGCCGGATAATTCAATCTCAAAATGGAATTATGTTGAAAAAACAGATGCGCCGATTGTTTTAAATCAACCTTGGCAACTGACTTTTAAAGAAGGTGGTCCTGAACTTCCGAAATCAAAAACATTGGATAAACTTCAACCTTGGACGAATTTCACAGAAGATACATCCACACAGAGTTTTTCAGGAACAGGAGTTTACGCAACTTCATTCAAATTAAATAAAAAAGCCGACGATTTTATACTGAAATTCGACAAATTATATGAAAGTGCAAAAGTCATCATCAACGGACAAGATGCAGGAATGGTTTGGAGTCTTCCGTTTGAAATAAAAGTCGGAAAATATCTGAAAAAAGGAAAAAATACCATTCAGATTGAAGTTTCAAACCTGATGGCCAACCGAATCCGTTATATGGACCAGAATAAAATCCAATGGCGAAATTACCACGAAATTAATTTTGTCAACATCGATTACAAACCGTTCGATGCTTCCAACTGGAAAGTACAACCTTCAGGTTTAGATGGCGAAATTCAATTAATTCCAATTCATTATTCGAAATAA
- a CDS encoding rhamnogalacturonan lyase codes for MKIKYIFLTSAIFLSQTFFAQRQMEYLKRGIVAIPAESGVFISWRLLGTEAQNTHFDVYRTENNQTKKLNEKPLLNGTNFLDKTADKGKNYTYFVKSNTQHQDVDQDFAKYTANQKPYFSIPLKTPQGYTPNDASVADLDGDGEYEIILHQTGRSHDNSQKGETDPPIIQAYKLNGQFLWEINLGKNIREGAHYTQFLVYDLDQDGKAEIVMKTADGSKDGKGKFIGDPTKNYVNENGMILSGPEFLTVFNGETGEEINTVNYQVPRFAGSLNPTNEEMTETWGDAKGNRIDRFLGAVAYLDGKMPSVIMSRGYYTRTAIAAWDFKDRKLSLRWLFDTESSEENKKYRGQGNHNLSIADVDNDGKDEIVFGAMTVDDDGKVLNSTGYGHGDALHVGDLDPTNPGLEIFDIQERFDDAGAHFRDGKTGKVLWKLPSTVYSQASKFQGPGRGLSLNIDPRYDGSECWAAGAGLKGVYSAKGKKISDKNPPANMGIYWDGDFLSEILDGTVISKWDWKKEKSNVIFDAKNFQCESNNGTKKNPALVADLFGDWREEVMYRTTDNQELRIFSTTIPTKHRLYTLMHNPQYRLSIVWQNVGYNQPPHTDYYLDESVKEIPKPNIVTIKLQ; via the coding sequence ATGAAAATCAAATATATCTTCCTTACATCCGCTATTTTTCTTTCGCAAACATTCTTTGCCCAAAGACAAATGGAGTACCTGAAAAGAGGAATCGTTGCCATTCCTGCAGAATCAGGCGTTTTTATAAGTTGGCGATTGTTAGGAACGGAAGCTCAGAATACGCATTTCGATGTGTATCGTACAGAAAATAATCAGACCAAAAAACTGAATGAAAAGCCGTTACTCAATGGAACCAATTTTTTGGATAAAACCGCTGACAAAGGAAAAAATTATACCTACTTCGTAAAATCAAATACACAACATCAGGACGTTGACCAGGATTTTGCAAAATACACAGCCAATCAAAAACCTTATTTTTCAATTCCTTTAAAAACTCCTCAAGGTTACACGCCAAATGACGCTTCAGTTGCCGATTTGGATGGCGACGGAGAGTACGAAATCATCCTTCATCAAACCGGAAGATCTCACGACAACAGTCAGAAAGGAGAAACAGATCCGCCGATTATTCAGGCTTATAAACTGAACGGACAGTTTTTGTGGGAAATCAATTTAGGCAAAAATATCAGGGAAGGAGCACATTACACGCAGTTTTTGGTGTATGATTTAGATCAGGATGGAAAAGCGGAAATCGTTATGAAAACTGCCGACGGAAGCAAAGACGGAAAAGGAAAATTCATTGGTGACCCAACCAAAAATTACGTCAACGAAAACGGAATGATTCTTTCCGGACCGGAATTTCTAACGGTTTTTAATGGAGAAACAGGTGAAGAAATAAACACAGTCAATTATCAGGTTCCCAGATTTGCAGGAAGTTTAAATCCTACCAATGAAGAAATGACCGAAACTTGGGGCGACGCCAAAGGAAACCGCATCGACCGGTTTTTGGGAGCTGTCGCTTATCTCGACGGAAAAATGCCGAGCGTGATTATGTCGAGAGGGTATTACACCAGAACAGCGATTGCAGCCTGGGATTTTAAAGACAGAAAACTCAGTCTCCGCTGGCTTTTTGATACCGAAAGTTCAGAAGAAAACAAAAAATACCGCGGACAGGGAAATCATAATCTGAGCATTGCCGATGTCGATAATGACGGAAAAGATGAAATTGTTTTTGGTGCAATGACGGTTGATGACGACGGAAAAGTATTGAACAGCACAGGTTATGGTCACGGTGATGCCTTACACGTCGGAGATTTGGACCCAACCAATCCGGGATTGGAAATTTTTGATATTCAGGAGCGGTTTGATGATGCGGGAGCGCATTTCAGAGATGGAAAAACAGGAAAGGTTTTGTGGAAATTACCTTCGACAGTCTACAGCCAAGCGAGTAAATTTCAGGGGCCGGGAAGAGGTTTGTCGCTGAATATAGACCCTCGTTATGATGGCTCGGAATGTTGGGCAGCCGGTGCAGGTTTAAAAGGAGTTTACAGCGCAAAAGGAAAGAAAATTAGCGATAAAAATCCACCTGCAAATATGGGAATTTATTGGGATGGTGATTTTTTAAGCGAAATTTTAGACGGAACCGTTATTTCAAAATGGGATTGGAAAAAAGAGAAATCAAATGTGATTTTTGATGCTAAAAATTTCCAATGCGAATCGAATAACGGAACCAAGAAAAATCCGGCTCTGGTTGCCGATTTATTTGGAGACTGGCGTGAGGAAGTGATGTACAGAACTACCGATAATCAGGAATTAAGAATTTTCAGTACCACGATTCCGACGAAACATCGTTTGTATACTTTGATGCATAATCCGCAGTATCGATTAAGTATTGTCTGGCAAAATGTAGGGTATAATCAACCGCCGCATACGGATTATTATCTGGATGAATCGGTGAAAGAAATTCCGAAGCCGAATATTGTTACAATAAAACTTCAATAA